A stretch of the Desulfobaculum bizertense DSM 18034 genome encodes the following:
- a CDS encoding chemotaxis protein CheW — translation MDETQKKQDAKLIQLVTFSIGEEEFGVDILKVQEIIRIMEITKVPKAPIFVEGVINLRGNVIPIIDLRKRFGLSAREHDKHTRIIVIEINKMVVGFVVDSVSEVLRIPASTVEPPPPVVSGLESEYISGVGKLEDRLLILLDLDRLLSSEEQDVLATV, via the coding sequence ATGGACGAGACCCAAAAAAAGCAGGATGCAAAGCTTATCCAGCTGGTCACGTTTAGCATCGGCGAAGAAGAGTTTGGGGTAGATATTTTGAAGGTGCAGGAAATTATCCGCATCATGGAAATTACGAAAGTCCCCAAGGCTCCTATTTTTGTCGAAGGCGTGATTAATCTGCGTGGCAATGTCATCCCGATTATTGATTTGAGGAAGCGTTTTGGCCTCAGTGCTCGAGAACACGACAAGCATACACGTATCATCGTGATTGAAATCAACAAGATGGTTGTGGGCTTTGTTGTGGACTCCGTGTCTGAGGTGCTTCGGATTCCGGCAAGCACCGTGGAACCGCCGCCGCCGGTTGTTTCCGGTCTGGAATCAGAATACATCAGCGGTGTCGGCAAACTTGAAGACCGCCTGCTGATCCTTCTGGATCTTGATCGTTTGCTGTCTAGCGAAGAGC
- a CDS encoding UDP-glucose dehydrogenase family protein → MNVCIVGTGYVGLVSAACFAEMGNNVVCVDVNPAVVKTLREGHVHIYEPGLEEMVRRNSQEGRLTFTTSLEDGLKDALTVFITVGTPCREDGSCDLQYVHAVAREVGQKMTSRKIVVDKSTVPVGTADQVRAIVAAELEARGEDIPFDVVSNPEFLKEGDAVNDFMKPDRVILGTDNPETAEAMRSLYAPFARSREKLITMGIRSAEMTKYAANCLLATKISFINEVANICEKVGADVRDVRLGIGSDHRIGYHFIYPGVGYGGSCFPKDVKALITTALENGHTPSLLQAVDSVNDAQKLSIARKVEEYFANQGGVEGKTIALWGLAFKANTDDIREAPALVMIRRLTEQGMRVRAFDPVAADNTRKALEGNDLVEIVSEQYEALDGADALAVVTEWNQFRKPDFALVKEKLSAPILFDGRNLYSPSEMAQNGFAYFSIGRPNPKTC, encoded by the coding sequence ATGAACGTCTGTATTGTTGGAACCGGTTACGTGGGGCTGGTGAGTGCCGCATGTTTTGCAGAGATGGGCAACAATGTTGTCTGTGTTGATGTAAACCCTGCTGTGGTGAAAACCCTTCGTGAGGGGCATGTCCACATTTATGAGCCGGGCCTTGAAGAGATGGTTCGACGGAATTCGCAGGAAGGTCGTCTGACCTTTACGACAAGTCTTGAGGATGGTCTCAAAGACGCCCTGACAGTGTTTATTACTGTTGGCACGCCTTGCCGCGAAGATGGGAGCTGCGATTTGCAGTATGTCCATGCTGTCGCCCGCGAGGTTGGCCAGAAGATGACGAGCCGCAAGATTGTTGTGGACAAGTCCACAGTACCGGTTGGTACGGCGGATCAGGTTCGCGCAATTGTGGCTGCTGAGTTGGAAGCCCGAGGCGAGGACATTCCTTTTGATGTTGTCTCCAATCCGGAGTTCCTGAAAGAAGGCGACGCTGTAAATGACTTCATGAAGCCTGACCGCGTTATTCTGGGCACCGACAACCCTGAGACCGCAGAAGCCATGCGCTCTTTGTACGCTCCGTTTGCTCGCAGCCGCGAGAAGCTCATTACAATGGGCATCCGAAGCGCTGAGATGACCAAGTATGCAGCGAACTGCCTGCTGGCGACAAAAATTTCTTTTATCAACGAAGTTGCAAACATTTGCGAAAAAGTTGGTGCTGACGTGCGTGACGTGCGCCTTGGCATTGGCTCCGACCACCGCATTGGTTATCACTTCATTTATCCCGGTGTTGGTTACGGTGGTTCCTGCTTCCCCAAGGACGTGAAGGCGCTTATCACAACTGCACTGGAAAATGGTCACACTCCAAGCCTGCTTCAGGCTGTGGATTCCGTGAACGATGCACAGAAGCTGTCCATCGCCCGTAAGGTTGAAGAATACTTCGCCAACCAGGGTGGTGTTGAAGGTAAAACTATTGCTCTGTGGGGACTGGCATTCAAGGCCAACACAGACGATATTCGTGAGGCTCCTGCACTGGTGATGATTCGTCGCCTGACTGAGCAGGGCATGCGTGTACGCGCCTTTGACCCGGTTGCAGCAGACAACACCAGAAAGGCTCTCGAAGGCAATGACCTGGTAGAGATTGTGTCTGAGCAGTATGAGGCTCTTGACGGTGCAGACGCTTTGGCCGTTGTGACGGAGTGGAACCAGTTCCGCAAACCTGACTTTGCTCTGGTAAAAGAAAAGCTTTCTGCCCCGATTCTGTTTGACGGCAGAAACCTGTACTCCCCGTCTGAGATGGCACAGAACGGCTTTGCGTACTTCTCCATTGGTCGTCCAAATCCGAAGACCTGCTAG
- a CDS encoding pyridoxine 5'-phosphate synthase: MPSLVVNIDHIATLRQARLGHEPEPVTGAHLAELSGAVGIICHLREDRRHIQDRDVEMLRKTINTRMHLEMAATDEMHAICLKTQPYMCCIVPEKRQELTTEGGMDVVSREAELTEFVKEIHAAGIRSSLFIDADPEQIEATARVGCEFVEIHTGHYADAADYKQEEIEFKKIADGIAHAQKLGLKVNLGHGLNYTNILRFKNIPGICEYSIGHSIMSRAIFTGIPVAVKEMRDIINTFVD, encoded by the coding sequence ATGCCATCACTTGTCGTTAATATTGATCATATTGCCACACTTCGTCAGGCTCGTCTTGGTCATGAACCAGAACCCGTTACAGGCGCTCACCTTGCAGAACTCTCTGGTGCAGTTGGCATCATTTGCCATCTGCGCGAAGATCGCCGCCACATTCAGGACCGGGATGTTGAGATGCTCCGCAAGACCATCAACACCCGCATGCACCTTGAAATGGCCGCGACAGACGAAATGCATGCCATCTGCCTCAAGACCCAGCCCTACATGTGCTGTATTGTTCCTGAAAAACGTCAGGAACTCACCACAGAGGGTGGCATGGACGTCGTAAGCCGCGAAGCAGAACTGACCGAATTCGTCAAAGAAATTCATGCTGCGGGCATCCGCTCCAGCCTTTTCATTGATGCAGACCCTGAGCAGATTGAGGCAACGGCACGCGTTGGCTGTGAATTTGTCGAAATTCATACCGGCCACTACGCAGACGCCGCAGACTACAAGCAGGAAGAAATCGAATTCAAAAAAATTGCAGACGGCATTGCCCATGCCCAGAAGCTCGGCCTCAAGGTAAACCTTGGTCATGGCCTGAACTACACCAACATTCTGCGATTCAAGAATATTCCTGGCATCTGTGAATATTCCATCGGTCATAGCATCATGTCCCGCGCCATCTTCACCGGCATTCCTGTCGCAGTGAAAGAGATGCGCGACATCATCAACACTTTTGTGGACTAG
- a CDS encoding holo-[acyl-carrier-protein] synthase — translation MIIGLGLDLVELSRIQSVLERHQEHFLQRILTPAEHAALPEGSHRIIEYVAARFAAKEAAAKALGTGIAKGVGFQDLEVQRLESGQPMLVLHGNAKKRATGLGITSTHISLTHGKDVASAVVILEK, via the coding sequence ATGATTATTGGTCTTGGTCTTGACCTTGTCGAGCTCTCGCGTATCCAATCTGTACTGGAGCGGCATCAGGAGCATTTTCTCCAGCGTATTCTTACCCCGGCAGAGCATGCAGCTCTGCCGGAGGGATCACACCGAATCATTGAATACGTTGCCGCCCGTTTTGCAGCCAAAGAAGCTGCGGCCAAAGCCCTCGGCACAGGAATCGCCAAGGGTGTCGGATTTCAGGATCTGGAAGTACAGCGACTCGAATCTGGTCAGCCCATGCTCGTCCTTCATGGAAATGCCAAAAAACGGGCCACGGGCCTTGGTATCACGTCAACCCACATCAGCCTGACGCATGGCAAGGACGTCGCCTCTGCCGTCGTCATCCTGGAGAAATAA
- a CDS encoding NAD(P)H-hydrate dehydratase produces MEMYHAVPLPTPEEMTAWDQATIEDFGLRQEVLMENAGLGAHGVLEDSVGSVEGLSILVIAGSGNNGGDAFCVARHLANSGAQVLVLHTGKKKDYRGAAAANMRLAQKMGIQLGHLAKGRSLLEFVHDFGEPDVIVDGLLGTGFKGELREETQEWIEDINIFKSSAFILSLDIPSGLSGLTGEPAPVAVMADTTVTFEAAKIGLAMPSSAEFTGDIHVCGIGIPEFIKHSTPATCSMLTDGVLDLLPAPHPEMHKGDAGHVLILGGSIGLTGAPHLAALGAIRSGAGLVTIGCPAGLAQEVKGGNPDIMTLPLGKGTYWNEGMAQDLIPHLSRFSAILLGPGMGRDERTLGFLRALAELDLPKLVVDADALYWIAQAPELLEHLSTPMVLTPHPGEAARILGISAEDVQADRLHAAQDFAAQTGAVSILKGAGTIIALPDGRAYVSPFAISNLAVAGSGDVLGGLSTSLLARDMELEDAACLAVYWHGLAGGQLSEDFPVRGNTASDIANALPKALKETVDA; encoded by the coding sequence ATGGAAATGTATCATGCCGTGCCTCTTCCGACTCCGGAAGAGATGACAGCCTGGGATCAGGCAACAATTGAAGATTTTGGTCTTCGTCAGGAAGTCCTGATGGAGAACGCAGGCCTCGGTGCCCACGGAGTTCTCGAAGACAGCGTCGGATCTGTTGAAGGCCTCTCTATTCTGGTTATTGCAGGCTCTGGCAATAATGGCGGAGACGCATTCTGTGTTGCCCGTCACCTTGCCAACTCTGGCGCACAGGTGCTGGTTCTGCACACCGGAAAGAAAAAAGACTACCGCGGTGCCGCCGCAGCGAACATGCGCCTTGCCCAAAAAATGGGTATTCAGCTTGGACACCTTGCAAAGGGCCGTTCCCTGCTGGAATTTGTCCACGATTTTGGCGAGCCGGATGTTATTGTTGACGGTCTGCTTGGTACGGGCTTCAAGGGCGAGCTTCGCGAAGAAACGCAGGAATGGATTGAAGACATCAACATTTTCAAATCCTCTGCATTCATCCTGTCTCTGGACATTCCTTCTGGCCTGTCTGGACTGACTGGCGAACCTGCTCCTGTTGCAGTCATGGCCGACACGACGGTCACTTTTGAAGCTGCCAAAATTGGTCTGGCAATGCCCAGTTCCGCAGAGTTCACTGGAGACATCCATGTGTGCGGCATTGGTATCCCCGAATTTATCAAGCACTCTACCCCTGCGACATGTTCCATGCTCACAGATGGCGTGCTTGATCTGCTGCCTGCCCCCCACCCGGAGATGCACAAGGGTGACGCCGGGCACGTTTTGATTCTTGGTGGCTCCATCGGTCTGACCGGTGCCCCTCACCTTGCAGCCCTCGGAGCTATCCGGAGTGGTGCAGGTCTGGTTACCATCGGTTGCCCGGCGGGTCTCGCTCAGGAAGTCAAGGGCGGCAACCCCGACATCATGACGCTTCCGCTTGGCAAAGGCACATACTGGAACGAAGGCATGGCGCAGGATCTTATCCCGCACCTGTCACGCTTCTCTGCCATCCTGCTTGGTCCGGGCATGGGCCGCGACGAAAGAACTCTCGGCTTTCTGCGCGCACTCGCAGAACTGGACCTGCCCAAGCTCGTTGTTGACGCTGATGCCCTGTACTGGATTGCCCAGGCTCCCGAACTTCTGGAGCACCTGAGCACACCAATGGTGCTGACGCCTCACCCCGGTGAAGCCGCTCGCATCCTTGGCATCTCTGCCGAAGACGTTCAGGCCGACCGCCTGCACGCAGCACAGGATTTCGCCGCCCAGACCGGCGCAGTCAGTATCCTTAAAGGTGCAGGCACCATCATTGCCCTGCCTGACGGACGCGCCTACGTTTCTCCCTTTGCCATTTCCAACCTCGCGGTTGCTGGCTCTGGAGACGTGCTGGGTGGTCTGAGCACAAGCCTTTTGGCCCGCGACATGGAACTCGAAGACGCCGCATGCCTTGCTGTCTACTGGCATGGTCTTGCTGGCGGCCAGCTTTCCGAAGATTTCCCGGTGCGCGGTAACACTGCAAGCGACATCGCTAATGCCCTTCCCAAGGCATTAAAGGAGACCGTAGATGCTTAA
- a CDS encoding CBS domain-containing protein, with product MLKAKDIMTVDPVTLCLDDEISTAVGIMLEKGINGLPVLDDNDNVVGILCQSDLVAQQKKLRLPSLFTVLDGLIPFSSSKDFDREVEKITALTVEQAMTPAPVTVTPETRLEDIASIIVEHNFHTLPVVEKGHLVGVIGKEDILRTLLPPVEEE from the coding sequence ATGCTTAAGGCAAAAGACATCATGACTGTGGACCCTGTCACTTTGTGCCTTGATGATGAGATCAGTACAGCTGTCGGCATTATGCTCGAAAAGGGCATTAATGGTCTGCCAGTTCTGGATGACAACGACAATGTTGTTGGCATCCTCTGCCAGAGCGACCTCGTCGCCCAGCAAAAAAAGCTGCGCCTGCCCTCTCTGTTCACTGTTCTTGATGGCCTGATTCCTTTTTCATCCAGCAAAGACTTTGACCGGGAAGTGGAAAAAATCACTGCCCTGACCGTTGAGCAGGCCATGACGCCTGCTCCGGTCACGGTCACCCCGGAAACAAGACTTGAAGACATTGCATCAATTATTGTAGAGCATAATTTCCACACCCTGCCCGTGGTCGAAAAAGGCCATCTGGTAGGTGTGATTGGCAAGGAAGACATCCTGCGCACTCTTCTGCCTCCTGTGGAGGAAGAGTGA
- the tsaE gene encoding tRNA (adenosine(37)-N6)-threonylcarbamoyltransferase complex ATPase subunit type 1 TsaE, translated as MRHSSVKELRLHLEDENATLALGQRLAQAIALQGKGINLLLEGNLGAGKTTLVRGLVTALPGGDEARVSSPSFNIMNLYPTTPETAHFDLYRLEYQEPDESLLEFLNDDETLVVVEWVQFLDKEFWPEDSIHFVWDHCDNGRDLRLIIAGDDALSVYEAAFPQSETD; from the coding sequence GTGAGACATTCCAGTGTGAAGGAGCTTCGGCTCCATCTTGAAGACGAAAACGCAACACTCGCTTTAGGACAACGTTTGGCGCAGGCTATCGCATTACAGGGAAAAGGGATTAACCTGCTGCTTGAGGGCAATCTTGGAGCAGGAAAAACAACTCTCGTTCGTGGACTGGTGACGGCACTGCCCGGTGGTGACGAGGCGCGGGTTTCAAGCCCCAGCTTCAACATCATGAACCTGTACCCCACGACCCCGGAAACAGCTCATTTTGATCTCTACCGACTGGAATACCAGGAGCCTGACGAATCTCTCCTGGAATTCCTGAATGATGACGAGACTCTCGTTGTTGTCGAATGGGTCCAGTTCCTCGACAAGGAATTCTGGCCTGAAGACTCCATTCATTTTGTGTGGGACCACTGTGACAACGGCCGCGACCTGCGGCTGATTATTGCAGGCGATGACGCGCTTTCTGTCTATGAAGCAGCGTTCCCGCAGAGCGAAACGGACTGA
- a CDS encoding aspartate kinase has protein sequence MGIIVQKFGGTSVANLDCMRKVQAKVEKALASGHKVMAVLSAMSGETNRLLALAKEWSSSPDPAEMDSLVSTGEQASTALFTMLLKDSGIKARSILSHQAQINTDSQFGRARILNIDKENLLKLFETYDVLVVAGFQGVNEDGRITTLGRGGSDTSAVALAVAVDAELCEIYTDVDGVYTTDPNIVTKAKRIPKITYDEMLELASMGAKVLQTRSVEFAKKYNMTVHVLSTFVESPGTLVTQEDESMEAVLVSGIAYDKDQVRVTILDVYDKPGIASSLFAPLADAGVVVDMIIQNTSRDGHKTDMTFTVPRGDLEKTMSILDGIKETLGGGEVLYDEDVAKVSAIGVGMRTHSGVASTMFTALHNEGINILMISTSEIKVTCLIEEKYTELAMRTLHDAFELEKDGIRC, from the coding sequence ATGGGCATCATCGTTCAGAAGTTTGGTGGCACATCCGTCGCCAACCTCGACTGTATGCGTAAGGTGCAAGCAAAGGTAGAAAAAGCTCTGGCTAGCGGACACAAGGTTATGGCCGTTCTGTCCGCAATGTCTGGAGAAACAAATCGCCTTCTTGCCCTGGCAAAGGAATGGTCCAGTTCCCCGGACCCAGCAGAAATGGACTCTCTCGTTTCCACTGGCGAGCAGGCATCGACAGCCCTGTTCACCATGCTGCTGAAAGACTCGGGTATCAAAGCCCGGTCCATCCTCTCGCATCAGGCTCAAATCAACACGGACAGCCAGTTTGGCCGTGCGCGCATCCTGAATATCGACAAAGAAAACCTGCTCAAGCTTTTTGAAACATACGACGTTCTGGTCGTTGCTGGTTTTCAGGGGGTCAATGAAGACGGCCGCATTACGACCCTTGGTCGTGGTGGTTCCGACACCTCCGCAGTTGCGCTCGCCGTGGCTGTTGATGCTGAGCTTTGTGAAATCTACACCGACGTTGACGGCGTCTATACGACTGACCCCAACATCGTGACCAAAGCAAAACGTATCCCGAAAATTACCTATGACGAGATGCTGGAGCTTGCCTCCATGGGCGCGAAAGTGCTCCAGACCCGTTCCGTTGAATTCGCTAAAAAGTACAATATGACTGTCCATGTGCTGTCTACGTTTGTTGAAAGCCCCGGCACACTGGTAACGCAGGAGGATGAAAGCATGGAAGCCGTTCTGGTTTCAGGTATTGCTTATGACAAGGATCAGGTTCGCGTAACGATTCTTGATGTTTATGACAAGCCGGGCATTGCCTCTTCTCTTTTCGCTCCGCTGGCCGATGCTGGCGTTGTTGTTGACATGATTATTCAGAACACCAGCCGCGACGGTCACAAGACCGACATGACTTTTACTGTTCCCCGTGGTGACCTTGAAAAGACCATGTCCATTCTGGACGGAATCAAGGAAACCCTCGGCGGTGGCGAAGTGCTCTACGACGAGGACGTTGCCAAGGTTTCCGCCATTGGTGTTGGCATGCGCACCCACTCCGGTGTAGCATCAACCATGTTTACTGCTCTGCACAATGAAGGCATCAACATCCTTATGATTTCCACTTCCGAGATCAAAGTGACCTGCCTCATCGAAGAAAAATATACGGAACTCGCCATGCGAACCCTGCATGACGCGTTTGAACTCGAAAAAGACGGTATCAGATGCTAA
- the cimA gene encoding citramalate synthase — MKKIQIYDTTLRDGTQGEGITLSLADMLRIATRLDKLGVDFIEGGWPASNETDKAFFREIRNHGLSHARISAFGSTCSPHGTAESDPQLQALIDSKPDAICIFGKTWDLHVHEALRTTEEHNLSMIRDSLAVLRPHVEVLHFDAEHFFDGFKSNPEYALDCLRAAHEGGAEVLVLCDTNGGTLPSEIRNIIQRVRTAIPEATLGIHTHNDSDTAVAGAIEAVLAGAQLVQGTINGYGERCGNANLCSIIPNLELKHNGAYTCLPEGHMNQLAEVSRFVSDICNLHPFDRQPYVGTSAFAHKGGVHISAVRRNPRTYEHIEPRAVGNAQRILLSRLSGRSSILHMAEKYNYPLDKNDKAVKTLLDEIKAREDKGYEYASAEASFELLFFRALGWTKEYFERITFSVSDSVRGRDSSPYAEATVMIRVGDRIEHTAATGKGQVNALDVALRKALTPCYPSLAEMRLEDYKVRVLPGIKDDDTDGTASVVRVLIESADNTERWTTVGVHYDLVLASWQALIDSVVYKLFKDDPDKVLPLRTAE; from the coding sequence ATGAAAAAAATACAAATATATGACACAACGCTACGAGATGGGACGCAGGGAGAGGGGATAACCCTCTCCCTTGCAGACATGCTGCGCATCGCCACACGTCTTGACAAACTGGGCGTTGACTTCATTGAAGGCGGCTGGCCCGCCTCAAACGAAACTGACAAAGCTTTTTTTCGTGAAATTCGCAATCACGGGCTTTCTCACGCACGCATCTCTGCTTTCGGGAGCACCTGCTCCCCTCACGGAACCGCAGAAAGCGATCCACAACTCCAGGCTCTGATTGACAGCAAGCCTGACGCCATTTGCATCTTCGGCAAGACCTGGGACCTTCATGTTCATGAAGCCCTGCGCACCACCGAAGAGCATAACCTCAGCATGATTCGGGACTCGCTCGCCGTTCTTCGGCCACACGTCGAGGTGCTGCATTTTGATGCAGAGCACTTCTTTGACGGATTCAAGAGCAATCCAGAATATGCCCTCGACTGCCTTCGTGCCGCACACGAAGGAGGAGCTGAGGTTCTGGTCCTTTGTGATACAAACGGAGGCACTCTGCCTTCGGAAATTCGCAACATCATTCAAAGGGTCAGAACTGCAATTCCAGAAGCCACTCTTGGCATCCATACTCATAATGATTCTGATACAGCTGTGGCAGGAGCCATCGAAGCCGTTCTTGCAGGGGCACAGCTTGTTCAGGGAACCATTAATGGCTACGGAGAGCGCTGTGGCAACGCCAATCTCTGCTCGATTATTCCCAATCTGGAACTCAAGCATAATGGCGCGTACACCTGTCTGCCAGAAGGGCATATGAACCAGCTTGCGGAAGTCAGCCGTTTCGTCTCTGACATCTGCAACCTGCACCCGTTTGACCGGCAGCCATATGTTGGCACCTCGGCCTTTGCTCACAAAGGCGGTGTGCACATCAGTGCAGTTCGACGCAACCCGCGAACCTACGAACACATTGAGCCTCGTGCCGTTGGCAATGCCCAGCGTATTTTGCTCTCCCGTCTTTCCGGTCGGAGCAGCATTCTGCACATGGCCGAAAAGTATAATTATCCTCTGGATAAAAATGACAAAGCGGTCAAAACCCTGCTGGATGAAATCAAAGCCCGAGAAGACAAAGGCTATGAATACGCCAGCGCCGAAGCATCATTTGAACTCTTGTTTTTCCGTGCTCTTGGCTGGACCAAGGAGTATTTCGAACGCATCACGTTCAGCGTCAGCGACTCTGTACGTGGGCGTGACTCCTCCCCATACGCTGAAGCAACAGTCATGATCCGGGTCGGCGACCGCATTGAACACACTGCCGCCACAGGTAAAGGTCAGGTCAACGCCCTAGACGTTGCCCTTCGAAAGGCTCTCACCCCCTGTTACCCTTCCCTCGCAGAAATGCGGCTGGAAGACTACAAGGTGCGAGTCCTGCCGGGCATCAAGGATGACGACACAGACGGAACAGCTTCCGTTGTCCGGGTTCTCATCGAATCCGCCGACAACACGGAGCGCTGGACCACTGTTGGCGTTCATTATGACCTCGTCCTCGCCAGCTGGCAGGCGCTTATTGACTCCGTCGTCTACAAGCTTTTTAAAGACGACCCAGACAAGGTACTTCCACTACGAACAGCTGAATAA
- a CDS encoding MBL fold metallo-hydrolase, whose protein sequence is MSTRMTVLIDDTSSKSGLLHEHGFSCALKLPNGEKWLWDTGSTDKFLQNAKTLGFQPSEFKALALSHGHYDHTGGIVPLYKAGFTGPMYAHPEYCRDRYHVEEGKESRFIGLPPFTELDPMPKVHRVQGIHQLAPGMRMVTDIPRIKGNAQNINNFYVDPQGTTVDPVPDDSCLLLDTASGTVLLLGCCHSGMANVLTYVQEQAGVTKLHALVGGTHLLEASEEELDQAAKALTSLSVERVFPGHCSGQHGLAGLAKRLGDKVQGIGAGWSHHF, encoded by the coding sequence ATGTCTACTCGAATGACAGTCCTCATTGATGATACGAGTTCGAAATCTGGCCTCCTTCACGAGCATGGCTTTTCCTGTGCCCTCAAGTTGCCCAATGGCGAAAAATGGCTATGGGACACCGGAAGCACGGATAAGTTTCTCCAGAATGCAAAGACTCTCGGTTTTCAGCCCTCAGAATTCAAAGCCCTTGCGCTTTCGCACGGGCATTATGACCACACCGGTGGCATTGTTCCGCTCTACAAGGCAGGATTCACGGGACCAATGTATGCGCACCCAGAATACTGTCGAGACCGGTATCATGTCGAAGAAGGCAAAGAATCCCGTTTCATCGGGCTTCCTCCCTTCACCGAGCTTGATCCCATGCCCAAGGTACACCGCGTACAGGGCATTCATCAGCTTGCGCCGGGTATGCGCATGGTAACGGACATTCCGCGAATCAAAGGGAACGCTCAGAACATCAACAATTTTTATGTTGATCCTCAGGGCACAACCGTTGATCCGGTTCCCGATGATTCCTGTCTACTCCTCGACACAGCCTCTGGCACGGTGTTGCTCCTCGGCTGCTGTCACAGTGGCATGGCCAACGTTCTGACCTACGTTCAAGAACAGGCAGGAGTCACCAAGCTTCACGCCCTTGTTGGCGGTACCCATTTGCTTGAAGCAAGCGAAGAAGAGTTAGATCAGGCGGCCAAGGCTCTTACCAGTCTCAGTGTGGAACGAGTTTTCCCAGGGCACTGTTCTGGCCAGCATGGACTTGCTGGGCTTGCCAAGCGTCTTGGCGACAAGGTTCAAGGCATCGGAGCAGGCTGGAGTCATCACTTCTAA
- a CDS encoding alpha/beta hydrolase: MQHSPSTSAAVLLLHGFGGHPFEMRSLQKALEAAGYYVEVPLLPGHGVTVDEFQRTDFVDWYGSARDAFLRLSAAYEQVFVAGLSLGGALSLALGEEFDPAGIATLAAPVFLYSFFPPLFSDWRLPFVPLLQHVRPIWPMPGPNSASREIAPWRGYECVMALKPLTSLLRGIKIIREDLRAIKSPLLSIHAKGDRTVPVQNVWEIQRAVSSQVRRLELLSIQENITSHHLLTTHRDTRERVALSVVHFFDELRQ; encoded by the coding sequence ATGCAGCATTCACCATCTACAAGCGCTGCGGTCCTTCTTCTTCATGGCTTTGGCGGGCATCCCTTTGAGATGCGAAGCCTTCAAAAAGCCCTCGAAGCCGCAGGCTATTATGTCGAAGTTCCGCTTCTCCCCGGGCACGGCGTCACTGTTGATGAATTTCAGCGGACTGATTTTGTCGACTGGTATGGCTCTGCTCGTGATGCCTTTTTACGCCTTTCCGCTGCCTACGAACAGGTCTTTGTCGCAGGACTTTCGCTCGGAGGCGCTCTTTCTCTCGCCCTCGGTGAAGAATTTGACCCCGCAGGTATTGCAACCCTTGCCGCTCCAGTTTTCCTCTATAGTTTTTTCCCGCCTCTTTTTAGCGACTGGCGGCTTCCTTTTGTCCCCCTTCTTCAGCATGTTCGTCCGATATGGCCCATGCCCGGACCCAATTCTGCTTCACGGGAAATTGCCCCGTGGCGTGGCTATGAGTGTGTTATGGCTCTGAAGCCATTGACCAGCCTTTTACGCGGCATAAAGATTATTCGTGAGGACCTGCGGGCTATAAAATCTCCACTTCTGAGCATTCACGCCAAGGGAGACCGTACGGTGCCTGTTCAGAATGTTTGGGAAATTCAGCGCGCTGTCTCTTCTCAGGTTCGGCGTCTCGAACTCCTTTCCATTCAGGAAAATATTACCAGTCATCATCTTCTTACCACGCATCGCGATACTCGTGAGCGCGTCGCGCTCAGCGTCGTTCATTTTTTCGACGAGTTACGTCAATAG